In the Malaya genurostris strain Urasoe2022 chromosome 1, Malgen_1.1, whole genome shotgun sequence genome, one interval contains:
- the LOC131425939 gene encoding cleavage and polyadenylation specificity factor 73: MAQKRKADGQVPAEENDLLLIRPLGAGQEVGRSCIMLEFKGKKIMLDCGIHPGLSGMDALPFVDLIEADEVDLLFISHFHLDHCGALPWFLQKTSFKGRCFMTHATKAIYRWMLSDYIKVSNISTEQMLYTEADLEASMEKIETINFHEERDVMGVRFWAYNAGHVLGAAMFMIEIAGVKILYTGDFSRQEDRHLMAAEIPAMKPDVLITESTYGTHIHEKREDRESRFTSLVQKIVQQGGRCLIPVFALGRAQELLLILDEYWSQNPELQEIPIYYASSLAKKCMAVYQTYINAMNDKIRRQIAVNNPFVFRHISNLKGIDHFEDIGPCVVMASPGMMQSGLSRELFETWCTDSKNGVIIAGYCVEGTLAKTILSEPEEITSMSGQKLPLNMSVDYISFSAHTDYQQTSEFIRLLKPAHVILVHGEQNEMNRLKSALQREYENDPNANITLYNPKNTHAVELYFRGEKTAKVMGTLAVKNPEEGQKLSGVLVKRDFKYHLLAASDLSKYTDMSMSVVTQRQSIHWQGSIVSLKLLLERIGGPGTVTVETPENEKKIKVFDCVDLTFDGKIVIMEWQATPVNDMYADTVLASLLQAELAGSMVKGATASKPDKMHFKECLIETLQDMFGESSVPKLFKGDNLSVTVHGKQVEINLSTLEVTCEQDETLYQTVKTTVNKLHQNLVQVS, encoded by the exons ATGGCTCAAAAACGGAAAGCAGACGGTCAAGTGCCAGCCGAAGAAAATGACCTACTTCTGATACGACCGCT ggGTGCCGGTCAAGAGGTTGGCCGTTCGTGCATTATGCTGGAGTTTAAGGGTAAAAAGATCATGTTGGACTGCGGAATTCACCCGGGACTGTCCGGTATGGATGCTCTTCCGTTCGTGGATCTGATCGAAGCGGACGAAGTGGATCTACTGTTCATTTCGCACTTTCATCTGGATCACTGTGGAGCTTTGCCGTGGTTTCTGCAGAAGACCAGCTTCAAGGGACGCTGCTTTATGACGCACGCCACGAAGGCGATCTACCGGTGGATGTTGTCCGATTACATTAAGGTGAGCAACATTAGTACCGAACAGATGCTGTACACGGAGGCGGATTTGGAAGCCAGTATGGAAAAAATCGAAACGATAAATTTCCACGAGGAACGGGACGTGATGGGCGTTCGGTTTTGGGCTTACAATGCCGGCCATGTGCTGGGAGCGGCAATGTTTATGATTGAGATTGCGGGGGTGAAGATACTGTATACGGGTGATTTCTCCCGGCAGGAAGATCGCCATTTGATGGCTGCAGAAATTCCCGCCATGAAACCGGACGTTTTGATAACGGAATCCACTTATGGCACTCACATTCACGAAAAGCGAGAAGAtcgcgaaagtcgtttcacttcGCTGGTGCAGAAAATTGTACAGCAGGGGGGACGGTGTTTGATTCCGGTTTTTGCCCTTGGCAGAGCTCAGGAGTTGTTGCTAATTTTGGATGAGTACTGGAGTCAAAACCCGGAACTGCAGGAAATTCCGATCTACTATGCGTCGTCGCTGGCGAAGAAGTGTATGGCCGTTTATCAGACCTACATTAATGCTATGAATGATAAAATTCGACGGCAGATTGCCGTCAACAATCCGTTCGTTTTTCGGCACATTTCCAATCTCAAGGGGATCGATCATTTCGAAGACATCGGACCGTGCGTTGTGATGGCATCGCCCGGTATGATGCAAAGCGGTCTCTCTCGGGAACTGTTCGAGACCTGGTGTACCGATTCGAAAAATGGTGTCATCATTGCCGGTTACTGCGTCGAAGGAACGCTAGCCAAGACGattctttcggaaccggaagaaaTTACAAGCATGTCCGGGCAGAAGTTGCCCCTGAATATGTCTGTTGATTATATTTCCTTTTCGGCTCACACTGACTATCAGCAGACGAGCGAATTTATCCGGCTTCTGAAACCGGCCCACGTAATTCTGGTGCACGGTGAACAGAATGAAATGAACCGACTTAAGTCGGCATTGCAACGGGAATACGAAAATGATCCGAACGCAAACATCACGCTATACAATCCGAAAAACACCCACGCCGTAGAACTGTATTTTAGGGGCGAGAAGACAGCCAAGGTGATGGGAACGCTTGCTGTCAAAAATCCGGAGGAAGGCCAAAAGCTGTCCGGTGTGCTGGTGAAGAGGGATTTCAAGTACCATCTGCTTGCGGCTTCCGATCTGTCAA AATATACCGACATGAGCATGTCGGTGGTCACCCAACGGCAGAGTATCCACTGGCAGGGTTCGATCGTTAGCCTGAAGCTGCTGCTGGAGCGAATTGGTGGTCCGGGAACGGTCACCGTCGAAACGCcggaaaatgagaaaaaaatcaaagtttTCGATTGCGTCGATCTGACCTTCGACGGGAAGATTGTCATCATGGAATGGCAGGCGACACCGGTGAATGACATGTACGCGGACACGGTGCTGGCCAGTTTACTGCAAGCGGAACTGGCCGGCAGTATGGTGAAAGGTGCCACCGCCAGCAAGCCGGACAAGATGCACTTCAAGGAGTGTCTGATCGAAACGCTGCAGGACATGTTCGGCGAAAGTTCCGTACCGAAGCTTTTTAAGGGGGACAACCTGAGTGTGACCGTGCACGGGAAGCAGGTGGAGATCAATTTAAGCACGCTG GAAGTAACCTGCGAACAGGATGAAACTTTGTACCAGACAGTGAAAACGACGGTTAACAAATTGCACCAGAATTTAGTGCAAGTGTCATAG